CTCTCTTTCCGAACCATCATAGTTATCTTGAAAATCAACCGTACCTTTATCTATATCGTTAAGTATGGCTGAGGAGATTTTAGCAAGCCTTACTTCAGTATAACGCATTTGCGCCGGTGAATCTCCATCCATAGAACCAAAGTTACCCTGACCGTCAATGAGGGGAATTCTAAGTGAGAAATCTTGTGCCATTCTTACTAAAGCAAGATAAATCGAATCATTCCCGTGTGGGTGATATTTACCTATTACATCACCGACGATTCTTGCGGATTTTTTATAAGGTTTATCATGAAAGTTATTCATTTCATACATTGAAAATAGTATTCGGCGATGCACCGGTTTTAAACCGTCTCTCGCATCCGGAAGCGCCCTGCTTACGATTACGCTCATTGCATAATCAAGGTAAGACTTTCTCATCTCATCTTCAATTTTAACCGGTAATACATTAAAAAATTCTAAATTTAAATTTTCACCTTTACTCAACTTCTTGCGCCTTAATTAATTTTTTTAATTACGTGAATACTAGCTAAGTTCAGAATAAAAGGCAACGGGGTATTAAAAGTTTTATTACTAAGAACGATAAACTATAAAATGCTTGCAGTCAGATGAGATATTAAAGTATGTTGATATTATAATTTATATAAGTTTTATTCTATATGATCACAAGAATCATAACAGTTTTTCTGCTTATCTTATTATCTCCGTTAATTTCACACGCTGATAAACCTTTATTAAATTCAAATATACAAAATGCCAAGCGTGGAATTGTAAGCATCAGTAATAAGCTGGTTGCTTCACTTTATGCTTCGGATACCAGTAAAGAAATTTTCGGCACCGGTTTTGTTGTCGATAAGAAACAGGGGTTCATCATAACCAATGAACATTTAGCTTCAAAGCAAAGGATTAGTGATTATAAAGTCAGCTTTTTTAACGGTAGGGAAGCTGAGGCAAAATTTTTTTACAGTGACCCGTGGATAGATTTTGCCTTATTGAAGGTTGATCCGAAAGATATTCCCCAGAATGTTGTGCAATTGGAGTTTAGTAACACACCTATTGAAAATGAAGAAAGCGTAGTCATTATCGGCAATAATCAAGGTAATAACTTTTCCGTCCAAACCGGGGTTATCAGCAATCTATACGAGTCATGGGGTGCCTTCCCAAGTCAAAATATGATTATTAGCTTAAACACTAAAGGCGGTTCAAGCGGTTCACCTATATTAAATAATAGAGGAAAAGTTATAGCTTTAAATTATGCTGCAGATCAAACTTATGCTGCCGCAATTCCAATTGCTTACATCAGGGATGCACTGCAATATTTAAGCAAGAATAAAATACCTCCGAGAAGAGATATAGGAGCCCTGCTTGAATATTATTCATTGGATAAAGCAGCTACGTTTTCCAACTTTCCTAAAGGCATTATAGATGATTATATTAATAAATATCCGGGCTCTTTCAGCAAAGCACTAAAGGTGAGTACAGTGCTTGAAGAATCTCCTGCACACGGAATATTGCAACCCGGAGATATTATTTGGAAAGTAAATAACATTGGAATCGGGGCTAAGCTTTATGAATATCAAAAGCTTTTAAATACATCTTCAGATGATTCAGTTAATTTAGAGGTTTACAGAAACGGTAAGCTAATAAGTTTAAAAGTTCCCTTATATAACTTATATGATTTAGAACCTTCTAAGTTTGTCATGTTCGGTGGAGCAACTTTTGTTGAGGTGGATAACTTTTTAAAGCTAACTACGGGAGCACCTAAAGGAAAAGTCTTTGTAACCAATGTTAATACAGGTTCAAGCTTTGATGTTTTACCTTGGATTAAAATTAACAACTACGGACTAGTCTATCTCATTAACGTGGTAAGTATAAATAATACTCCCATTAATAACTTAGGTGATTTAATAAAAATAATTCCTGAACTTACTGAAACTAAAAACTTTAAAATTAATTTTAAAAATTATGCTTATTACCAAGGTTTCGACTCAGTTCCCTATACTAATAGAAATGAATTTGAATTAGAAATTAAATATAATTCTCCCGATTCCGAACCTACCCTTATGAAGTTTGATAATAAAAAACTGGAGTGGGTATCTCAGAAAATTCAGGAATTACAAAATAAATAGAGCTGAGGTAATCTTATTTATAATTAGAAGTGACTACCTTCTTTCTAACTATATTTAAAATTAATATATAAAAAAATCTTCTACACTAAGCGCATTTTCTAAAAATATTTGCGAGTAGTAAAGAGCCAAAGTCATTGGTAGGGATAATAGCTATTTCATCTTTATAAATTATTTTAGAAATAATTTCATCTATTGAAGAATAAAGTTCTTTCGGAAAACCAAGTTTATCACCTTCAGAAGAATTAAAATCTATTATTGTAGTCAGCCAATCAGATTCAGCAACATAGATTATATCGGCACCACCCTTTCCAATAACAATATTAGCAGTGTTAGGCAGTAATTTTATTATATTATCTCTATCATCACCTTTTATTATATATGTAAGTCGGCCATTTTCTGTATCAAATGGATCAGGCTCAATTTTAATATTACTTGATAGTAGCTTAGCTATATTTATTTGTTGATGAAATGCCGAACATATATACCTTTCTGTCCCATACGGGTTATAGCCGCTATGCAAAAATATTTTTCCAAAATCATCTTCTATATGAGAGTTAGTCGGCATATAATGTTTATTTCCCTCATCATTTAAAAATATCCCTCTTTTCTCAGGCTCGTGAGCTGAAAACATCTCAGCATTTTCATTAAATACAGCCTCAAAATCATTACTTTTTTTATTTCTTTTACCGTATAATGCGAGATAATTATTAGGAATTATATTAGCAGGAATAACTACTTCCGGGCTATATTCCTGATAATATTGATCAAGCTGATCTAAATATTTATCTGCCGCTTGTATAAAGAGAGGCTTAGCGGTTATCCTATGTTTCAGCAAAGTTAATACACTATCGAGCCCGCTAATATCATGCCTAATTTGCATATTATTTTCATGCCTTTCAAGATATTGAGACAAAGTCATTTTAGAAGCTTCATAGGCAAAATAATCAACCTTTCCTCGCAAACGGGAATTATAAACATAAACTTCATCCGAGTTAACTTTTATTGCTATAAACGGACTATTTTCATCAATAAAACCTATTGTCGGCCAGAAATAAATATTTTCATGTTCATCAGAAAATATTCCCTTAACAGGTAGTTCCTTACGTATGCCTTCTTTAATTAATTGATTTTTTGACTTTAACCCGACTTTTAAACAATTGCTTAGAATCATATCCGCTAGCTCATATGCACTTGCATCAAAGCTACCGATCTGGTGAAAAATTAAAACTTCCATAATGCAACTATATCTAATTGACAAATATTTGTGCATTATAGCGTTTTATATAAACACAAACAACAAATATGTAAAATTATATAATTAAAGGTATAAATTAAATATTTAATTGTTTAGCC
The endosymbiont of Acanthamoeba sp. UWC8 DNA segment above includes these coding regions:
- a CDS encoding S1C family serine protease, coding for MITRIITVFLLILLSPLISHADKPLLNSNIQNAKRGIVSISNKLVASLYASDTSKEIFGTGFVVDKKQGFIITNEHLASKQRISDYKVSFFNGREAEAKFFYSDPWIDFALLKVDPKDIPQNVVQLEFSNTPIENEESVVIIGNNQGNNFSVQTGVISNLYESWGAFPSQNMIISLNTKGGSSGSPILNNRGKVIALNYAADQTYAAAIPIAYIRDALQYLSKNKIPPRRDIGALLEYYSLDKAATFSNFPKGIIDDYINKYPGSFSKALKVSTVLEESPAHGILQPGDIIWKVNNIGIGAKLYEYQKLLNTSSDDSVNLEVYRNGKLISLKVPLYNLYDLEPSKFVMFGGATFVEVDNFLKLTTGAPKGKVFVTNVNTGSSFDVLPWIKINNYGLVYLINVVSINNTPINNLGDLIKIIPELTETKNFKINFKNYAYYQGFDSVPYTNRNEFELEIKYNSPDSEPTLMKFDNKKLEWVSQKIQELQNK